From Silurus meridionalis isolate SWU-2019-XX chromosome 14, ASM1480568v1, whole genome shotgun sequence, a single genomic window includes:
- the prrg2 gene encoding transmembrane gamma-carboxyglutamic acid protein 2: MVRYTAVCFSLMVVFQLTLSRCLNNNNNNNNNNNHNNMFLHETSADSFLSRSLLYNSWDFELVTPGNLERECEEEICSYEEAREVFEDDTKTAVFWKTYINKHDLRVDISGLAAGIVAAVVLTVIVLILSATAARKIKTVRRTGSVPVRMAADGRAAQETVPLSNIAAPGLPSYNEALNCSGQYDAPPPPYTGEEPSAPAEPQTEE, translated from the exons ATGGTGAGATATACAGCAGTGTGTTTCAGCCTGATGGTGGTGTTTCAGCTCACATTATCACGCTgcctaaacaacaacaacaacaacaacaacaacaacaaccacaacaaca tgttTCTCCACGAGACCTCAGCAGACTCGTTCCTGTCTCGCTCGTTGCTTTACAACAGCTGGGATTTTGAGCTGGTGACTCCAGGGAACttggagagagagtgtgaggaggAGATCTGCTCTTATGAGGAGGCCAGAGAGGTGTTCGAGGATGACACAAAGACG gcaGTGTTTTGGAAGACGTACATAAACAAGCACG aCCTCCGTGTGGACATATCTGGTCTGGCGGCCGGGATTGTAGCTGCTGTGGTGTTGACTGTCATCGTGCTGATACTGTCTGCTACTGctgcaagaaaaataaaaactgtgagACGAACGGGaag TGTCCCGGTGCGGATGGCTGCAGACGGACGTGCAGCCCAGGAGACGGTTCCTCTGTCCAATATTGCAGCTCCTGGTTTACCGAGTTACAACGAGGCCCTGAACTGCAGCGGGCAGTACGATGCCCCTCCACCTCCTTACACTGG AGAGGAACCCAGTGCTCCTGCAGAACCTCAGACTGAGGAGTGA